One genomic window of Ictalurus punctatus breed USDA103 chromosome 23, Coco_2.0, whole genome shotgun sequence includes the following:
- the amer2 gene encoding APC membrane recruitment protein 2, which produces MEIQITCSELPPCDPQPSGKINKAAFKLFGKRRSGSGMPSIFSIRNKGDATDKELVRSKTHDGLTTTDELSELEGHGKEESASSDRLNSAAAAPVCTAITKSFSFFSLLRRNSSRISDRAATLGQRGRGLKGLFNSIRWRRKPPSRDDSIEIQDIVKETKGVDLILSCSSKNVDVESMTLTLEPPIQILQDNAVTWKKPALQDSNEERAKCSSAPVQPVAEKSPAPSLLTVQTQEPVRDKHGSPARLASVTPPQDHSLADPPSEDRLSSMFTDVTSLKSFDSLTGCGDIIAEPEEDSGNGGSVTSSGTGSSNGGLQVSAERCSPAKPPLPSQVTGLIAMSAYTPSRHRVCPPTKTPQGSGIVAYMGGGEEMASPEGVNDADMQGLWHMLPQKGEDSPDLPHLSTRQDKRPPQVKSLGLSKIPVSGSSRVGKQQQQQLTRPSPPPIDKDLQDVPPSDEGYWDSPTPGPEDEDSVFLQREGLLRDSCSGDALYDLYDLDSPGTVGSDDDDTISPTPSTGDLNMTPPSQKPSCSSFRSIKGSTSLPRESKIPISVRQKPPSHSSSQGALSSPVSPTSNNPSDPSSKTNTPARTRIPVSKVPVRSSGNKNAKVAQNRK; this is translated from the coding sequence ATGGAAATACAGATCACTTGCAGTGAACTGCCTCCGTGCGACCCCCAGCCATCCGGAAAGATCAACAAAGCTGCCTTCAAACTGTTCGGCAAGCGCAGGTCCGGCAGCGGTATGCCGAGCATCTTCTCCATCAGGAACAAAGGGGATGCAACTGACAAGGAGCTCGTTAGAAGCAAAACCCACGACGGTTTAACGACGACTGATGAACTGTCTGAGTTGGAGGGCCATGGGAAAGAAGAGTCAGCCAGCAGTGACCGTCTGAACAGTGCCGCCGCTGCTCCTGTGTGTACTGCCATCACCAAGTCTTTCAGCTTCTTCTCCTTGCTGCGGCGCAATAGCTCTCGTATTAGTGACAGGGCAGCAACACTGGGGCAAAGAGGACGTGGGCTGAAGGGCTTGTTCAACAGCATACGCTGGCGCCGTAAACCTCCATCGCGTGACGATTCGATCGAAATCCAGGACATCGTCAAAGAAACGAAAGGAGTCGATCTGATCTTGTCCTGCAGTTCCAAAAATGTGGACGTAGAAAGCATGACACTTACGCTGGAGCCCCCGATACAAATATTACAAGACAATGCTGTGACCTGGAAGAAACCCGCTTTGCAGGACAGTAATGAGGAACGTGCGAAGTGCTCATCTGCTCCGGTGCAACCGGTTGCTGAGAAGTCTCCAGCTCCGTCTCTGCTCACTGTTCAAACACAGGAACCTGTCAGAGACAAACATGGCAGCCCGGCCCGTCTCGCTTCCGTGACACCTCCACAGGATCACAGCTTGGCTGACCCACCTTCTGAAGATCGCCTGAGCTCCATGTTCACGGACGTCACTTCGCTCAAGAGCTTCGATTCGTTAACTGGTTGCGGAGACATCATCGCAGAACCAGAAGAGGACTCCGGGAACGGAGGCAGCGTCACCAGCAGTGGAACGGGAAGCAGCAACGGGGGGCTCCAAGTAAGCGCTGAGAGATGTTCTCCGGCCAAACCTCCACTTCCTTCACAAGTGACTGGTCTAATAGCAATGTCCGCGTACACGCCATCGCGTCATCGAGTCTGTCCACCGACTAAAACTCCGCAAGGCAGCGGGATAGTGGCCTACATGGGTGGTGGAGAGGAAATGGCCAGTCCAGAAGGTGTAAATGATGCGGATATGCAAGGACTTTGGCACATGCTTCCTCAGAAAGGGGAGGATTCCCCAGATCTACCTCACCTCTCAACTCGGCAGGATAAACGACCTCCTCAGGTAAAAAGTCTGGGGCTTAGTAAGATTCCTGTGAGTGGAAGCAGCAGAGTAggcaaacaacaacagcagcagctgacTCGCCCTTCTCCTCCACCCATTGATAAAGATCTCCAGGACGTCCCACCCAGTGACGAAGGCTACTGGGACTCTCCGACACCCGGACCAGAAGATGAGGACAGTGTCTTCCTGCAGCGTGAAGGCCTACTGAGGGATAGCTGCTCAGGAGATGCGCTCTATGACCTCTACGACCTCGACAGTCCTGGCACTGTCGGCTCAGATGACGATGACACAATTTCACCTACACCTTCGACGGGCGACCTGAACATGACTCCGCCTTCTCAGAAACCGTCGTGTTCTTCCTTCCGTTCCATAAAGGGCAGCACAAGTCTTCCACGAGAATCCAAGATTCCCATCAGCGTCAGGCAAAAGCCGCCTTCTCACTCTTCCAGCCAAGGGGCGTTGTCCTCTCCGGTCAGCCCGACCTCGAACAACCCTTCCGACCCTTCCTCGAAGACTAACACACCAGCTCGCACTCGTATTCCCGTCTCCAAAGTCCCGGTCCGGTCCTCAGGCAACAAAAACGCGAAGGTAGcacaaaacaggaagtag
- the mtmr6 gene encoding myotubularin-related protein 6 isoform X2 has protein sequence MEHIRTPKVEQVKLLDRFSNKLTTGTLYLTASHLFFVENNTASGQEIWILHHHIASVEKLSLTASGCPLLIQCRNFRVVHFVIPRERDCHDIYSSLLRLLRPVSYDELYAFSYNPKQNEQQREEGWQLIDLGAEFERMGVPCDQWQLTDVNRDYKVCETYPRDLYVPITASKPIIVGSSKFRSKGRFPVLTYFYQEKKAAVCRCSQPLSGFSARCLEDEHMLQSISKANHNNRFVYVMDTRPKLNALANRAAGKGYENEDNYSNIRFQFVGIENIHVMRASLQKLLEVVGTRGLSVTEFLVGLENSGWLRHIKAIVDAAIFLTKAVTVEGASVLVHCSDGWDRTAQVCSLGALLMDPYYRTIKGFMVLIEKDWISFGHKFADRCDQLDGDPKEVSPIFTQFLESVWQLTEQFPQAFQFSEWFLIQIHEHVHSCQFGNFLGNNQRQREELQLKERTYSLWAHLLSEQQNFLNPVYSPSFAESYPVLEPSTQPWNFKFWRNMYHQFDRAMHPRQSILKHTLTLKESNKELENTVRGLQEKLQKFGLSTSPLNHQNERSVPPRPRSLILGAPVSRKEAQQNEDEEEVYGEEALEEEDDVPRSSSGERTVEGSSASENGYTELQGSFGSKSEPAVVSLEFGVARMTC, from the exons ATGGAGCACATACGGACCCCGAAG GTGGAGCAGGTGAAACTTCTGGATCGCTTCAGTAACAAGTTGACGACAGGAACACTGTACCTGACTGCCTCACACCTCTTCTTTGTGGAGAATAACACGGCCAGTGGGCAGGAGATATGG ATTCTTCACCACCACATTGCGTCTGTAGAGAAACTCTCTCTGACCGCCAGCGGCTGCCCGCTCCTCATCCAGTGCCGCAATTTCCGGGTCGTTCACTTTGTGATCCCACGTGAGAGAGACTGCCACGACATCTACAGCTCGCTGCTTCGCCTGCTCCGGCCAG TGTCGTACGACGAGCTCTACGCATTCTCCTACAACCCAAAGCAGAACGAGCAGCAGAGGGAGGAGGGCTGGCAGCTGATTGACTTGGGGGCGGAGTTTGAGCGTATGGGTGTACCATGTGACCAGTGGCAGCTGACGGACGTTAACAGAGACTACAAG gtgtgtgagaCGTACCCCAGAGACCTGTACGTTCCCATCACGGCCAGTAAACCCATCATCGTGGGAAGCTCCAAGTTCAGGAGTAAAGGCCGCTTCCCCGTCCTGACATACTTTTACCAGGAAAAGAAG gccgCAGTGTGTCGATGCAGTCAGCCTCTCTCAGGCTTCAGCGCTCGCTGTCTGGAGGATGAACACATGCTGCAGTCCATCAGCAAAGCCAACCACAACAACCGCTTCGTCTACGTCATGGACACCAGGcctaag TTAAACGCGCTGGCCAATCGGGCGGCGGGGAAAGGCTACGAGAACGAGGACAACTACTCCAACATCCGCTTCCAGTTCGTGGGCATTGAGAACATCCATGTGATGAGAGCCAGCCTACAGAAACTTCTGGAAG tgGTGGGTACTCGTGGTCTCTCCGTGACCGAGTTCCTGGTAGGACTTGAAAACAGTGGCTGGTTGCGTCACATCAAAGCGATTGTTGATGCTGCCATCTTCCTCACAAAG GCAGTGACAGTAGAGGGCGCCAGTGTGCTGGTTCACTGCTCAGACGGATGGGATCGCACGGCTCAGGTCTGCTCACTGGGCGCGCTCCTCATGGACCCGTACTACCGCACCATCAAAGGCTTCATG GTGCTGATCGAGAAAGACTGGATCTCCTTCGGACACAAGTTTGCAGacag GTGCGACCAGCTGGACGGCGACCCGAAGGAGGTATCTCCCATCTTCACGCAGTTCCTGGAGAGCGTGTGGCAGCTGACCGAGCAGTTCCCGCAGGCCTTCCAGTTCAGCGAGTGGTTCCTCATCCAGATCCACGAGCACGTGCACTCATGTCAGTTCGGAAACTTCCTGGGGAACAACCAGCGGCAGAGAGAGGAGCTTCA gttaAAAGAGAGGACGTACTCCTTGTGGGCTCACCTGTTAAGCGAGCAGCAGAATTTCCTCAACCCCGTGTACAGCCCGAGTTTCGCAGAATCATACCCGGTTCTGGAACCTTCCACACAACCCTGGAACTTTAA GTTTTGGAGAAACATGTACCACCAGTTTGACCGCGCCATGCACCCACGCCAGTCGATCCTCAAACACACTCTCACGCTTAAAGAAAGCAACAAGGAACTGGAGAACACTGTGCGAGGCCTGCAAGAG AAGCTGCAGAAGTTCGGATTGAGCACGTCTCCTCTGAACCATCAGAACGAGCGCAGTGTTCCTCCTCGACCACGGTCCCTCATCCTCGGGGCTCCGGTCAGCCGAAAGGAGGCGCAGCAGAACgaagatgaggaggaggttTACGGAGAAGAGGCGCTGGAGGAAGAGGACGACGTCCCACGGAGCAGTAGTGGAGAACGGACTGTAGAGGGCAGCAGCGCCTCAGAGAACGGCTACACCGAGCTCCAAGGCTCGTTCGGCTCCAAGAGCGAGCCGGCTGTCGTCAGTCTGGAGTTCGGCGTGGCCCGAATGACCTGCTGA
- the mtmr6 gene encoding myotubularin-related protein 6 isoform X1, which produces MGVPCDQWQLTDVNRDYKVCETYPRDLYVPITASKPIIVGSSKFRSKGRFPVLTYFYQEKKAAVCRCSQPLSGFSARCLEDEHMLQSISKANHNNRFVYVMDTRPKLNALANRAAGKGYENEDNYSNIRFQFVGIENIHVMRASLQKLLEVVGTRGLSVTEFLVGLENSGWLRHIKAIVDAAIFLTKAVTVEGASVLVHCSDGWDRTAQVCSLGALLMDPYYRTIKGFMVLIEKDWISFGHKFADRCDQLDGDPKEVSPIFTQFLESVWQLTEQFPQAFQFSEWFLIQIHEHVHSCQFGNFLGNNQRQREELQLKERTYSLWAHLLSEQQNFLNPVYSPSFAESYPVLEPSTQPWNFKFWRNMYHQFDRAMHPRQSILKHTLTLKESNKELENTVRGLQEKLQKFGLSTSPLNHQNERSVPPRPRSLILGAPVSRKEAQQNEDEEEVYGEEALEEEDDVPRSSSGERTVEGSSASENGYTELQGSFGSKSEPAVVSLEFGVARMTC; this is translated from the exons ATGGGTGTACCATGTGACCAGTGGCAGCTGACGGACGTTAACAGAGACTACAAG gtgtgtgagaCGTACCCCAGAGACCTGTACGTTCCCATCACGGCCAGTAAACCCATCATCGTGGGAAGCTCCAAGTTCAGGAGTAAAGGCCGCTTCCCCGTCCTGACATACTTTTACCAGGAAAAGAAG gccgCAGTGTGTCGATGCAGTCAGCCTCTCTCAGGCTTCAGCGCTCGCTGTCTGGAGGATGAACACATGCTGCAGTCCATCAGCAAAGCCAACCACAACAACCGCTTCGTCTACGTCATGGACACCAGGcctaag TTAAACGCGCTGGCCAATCGGGCGGCGGGGAAAGGCTACGAGAACGAGGACAACTACTCCAACATCCGCTTCCAGTTCGTGGGCATTGAGAACATCCATGTGATGAGAGCCAGCCTACAGAAACTTCTGGAAG tgGTGGGTACTCGTGGTCTCTCCGTGACCGAGTTCCTGGTAGGACTTGAAAACAGTGGCTGGTTGCGTCACATCAAAGCGATTGTTGATGCTGCCATCTTCCTCACAAAG GCAGTGACAGTAGAGGGCGCCAGTGTGCTGGTTCACTGCTCAGACGGATGGGATCGCACGGCTCAGGTCTGCTCACTGGGCGCGCTCCTCATGGACCCGTACTACCGCACCATCAAAGGCTTCATG GTGCTGATCGAGAAAGACTGGATCTCCTTCGGACACAAGTTTGCAGacag GTGCGACCAGCTGGACGGCGACCCGAAGGAGGTATCTCCCATCTTCACGCAGTTCCTGGAGAGCGTGTGGCAGCTGACCGAGCAGTTCCCGCAGGCCTTCCAGTTCAGCGAGTGGTTCCTCATCCAGATCCACGAGCACGTGCACTCATGTCAGTTCGGAAACTTCCTGGGGAACAACCAGCGGCAGAGAGAGGAGCTTCA gttaAAAGAGAGGACGTACTCCTTGTGGGCTCACCTGTTAAGCGAGCAGCAGAATTTCCTCAACCCCGTGTACAGCCCGAGTTTCGCAGAATCATACCCGGTTCTGGAACCTTCCACACAACCCTGGAACTTTAA GTTTTGGAGAAACATGTACCACCAGTTTGACCGCGCCATGCACCCACGCCAGTCGATCCTCAAACACACTCTCACGCTTAAAGAAAGCAACAAGGAACTGGAGAACACTGTGCGAGGCCTGCAAGAG AAGCTGCAGAAGTTCGGATTGAGCACGTCTCCTCTGAACCATCAGAACGAGCGCAGTGTTCCTCCTCGACCACGGTCCCTCATCCTCGGGGCTCCGGTCAGCCGAAAGGAGGCGCAGCAGAACgaagatgaggaggaggttTACGGAGAAGAGGCGCTGGAGGAAGAGGACGACGTCCCACGGAGCAGTAGTGGAGAACGGACTGTAGAGGGCAGCAGCGCCTCAGAGAACGGCTACACCGAGCTCCAAGGCTCGTTCGGCTCCAAGAGCGAGCCGGCTGTCGTCAGTCTGGAGTTCGGCGTGGCCCGAATGACCTGCTGA